The Culex pipiens pallens isolate TS chromosome 2, TS_CPP_V2, whole genome shotgun sequence DNA window TCTATATTTCAAGGGTCCATATGCTGAGACGAGTATTCAAATATCTCCTCTCTCTGCAGCAAAAGAAATTGACTGTCTCGTCGCCGGTTGAAGTTTCATACTCAggaattttattaaaactatTCGTCAAACAAGATTAGCCTGAAACAAACAtacttttagaaatttaataaaaaatgcttcaaaaactaccaaaacaaaccaacaaatgaCAGGTAAATTTCTGTTGATAAATGTTTAAGCCTACCTTGATAACTTGACAGACTTGCCTTTATTGATGGACAAATAAAGTCAGGTCAGTCCCAGCacgcaaatttaacaaattaacccAAGGGGAAAACCACTCTTACATAGTGCCCCTGAGCAGGCTGTGCCTCAAAGGTGCCCAACGTGCCCGAAGGTGCCGAATAAAGTTGCCCTGAGGTGACAATCAATAGTCAGTGAGAAATGCTAAGCAACCATTTTAGcaacaatgttttcatttttaatgtgTCAGTTGCAGTCAGTTGCCTTTTTGTGGAAAAGATTTTGCTAAATTACATTTGGAAATATTGTGGTGACAAATGTACGATTCCTTGTGTTTGTAATtatgtattattatttttctccTTCTCGCAATGAAAATCTGGAAAACTACAGAAGTGTACGGCAGAGGCCCAGTTTGGCCGCGCCAACGCGTTTGCCGGGGAAGCCGATGAGACCACAGATACAGCTGTTGATTTTGGGAGATTGTCTGTCCTGAATCTCTGACTGTGTGACTGGATACATGGAGAAGGACCTCAGCCAGGTCCAGATGTTAATTAAGGACCTTCCGGTTTATGAATCTGCTGTCCAGTACCGGCGAGTCTACGGATTACGAAGAACAGATCATAACACTGAGAGCCCTCCCCGTCATCGATGGTTACAGCCCTGAAGAATGAATTTGTTCAAGACAAATCGAACAACAAATTTTAGCTAGAGGAACATGAAATAAAAGATTTATTCAACATAAACtgcaaaaattgctaaaaacaaTCCTTTGTAACCATTgaacgacttttttttattaaacagaATTTTTGTTGAACCATACACTAATTTTAAATCCCGATCAGACTCAGGGAGCCTGAACGGCACATAaaataaatggattttataaataggcTAGTTTGCGTTTGCTTTTTCTTAAGACCTGGGTGGAGACACACATTTTGATTCTAGAGAGGGTTCAATTCACGAATATGGTCATATGGATTGctggaaaaattcgaaaaagaGATTTCAGCTGGACAGCGATTTTGTGACCAACAAAAAATCGCCAAGTCTGGAATTAGCTACAGCTAACACGCCATCTTTGCCAAGATAGCTTCTTATTGGTATTGGCGAGAATTTTTGGGCAAATCGGAGCATAGCACCATTCCAAAAAGAGTGACACCAGAATCAACCTTCACCTCTGTGGCAATGTGGCATGGAACCGGATTCTGCAAAGAAATCTGGAGTTTGCCAAATATAGTCCTCATATCCCAGGGATTTTAAAATGTCACTTTCTAAACCAAACCAATCCAGAACACgataaaatctaaataaattttgtttggatTGCTGtgatgttttgataattttctcaACTGTCAAAAGTTGAGCCGAAAGGTGCCTAGAGATGTTCCCAAAGGTGCCCGATGTGTGCCCAAAGGTGCCCGATGTGTGCCCCGGGCACTTTGATCAGAGTGGTTTTCCCCTTGAATTAACCcataaattttgactttttaaagtCAAAATAGGAGTAGGGGTGTTTGTTGAACcaatattgaaataattgttgaaaaaagatttaaaaattgttgattaaaaatgttaaaaaaaggtgaaacaTTTTTCGAGCTTCTCATGGCGTTATCGCAGcactcactttttacatatgggacggactagattcgaGCGGCAGTATGTACCTGTTTAGCTTGTAAAATGTATGTTTAATAAAAGGTTAATTCACGTTCTTAAATACCCTAATCGTCCTAAATGCTCGAGCCCGTCATCATACGACCGATGACGATATCGTTGCAGGCCCACATGAAATTTTACTTGACTTTGTAGAAGGTTTAGGCCATGTTTGTCACGATCGTTGCTTCCTTCGCTTTCTCCCTCCCTTACCCACTTATCTCATGAGTGTTTCCCACAACCAAGTAGGTAAACCACACAGAAAAGAGCTCGATACCAAAACTAACGATGCGGTGCACtattaattgtaattttatttgccTGCAATATCGTCTTAGTTAGAGTTTTTATCAGGGCAAGGAGGTGTACAAACCAGAACTTAGAATGAACAAATATGATAACATCGATCTTGTTGGCTGTGCCCAGGACGTCGTTGTCGCGCGCCTGCCGCACGTACGCCTTCTTTTTGCCATCCGGCCACGACACTGGTGTGCAATTTGACGCCATACAGCTTCTTGGCTGCGACTTTGACGTGGTTCTTGTTGGCGCCCAGACCAGGTCAGGaatagagaccctaaatagggagactggtctaagtttgctaaatcgatctggcaacgtatgttttgagcttcgcaacactgataagtttcgctgggcgtaaaggcaaattctcgtttggatacgtcaaactcgtgtctgtttgggtacgtcaaattcacttcgaccagtctccctatttaggatctctagtcAGGACCACCACTCACccccagtcacggcgttctcacAGGATTCTTACAGAAATCTAGCAGAGCGAAAATATTCTTACAAGAACGGTGCCATCATCCTGCCAGAACTTTGCTAGAATTCTCAaagaattctagctcaaatgcaataaccggttctAGCAGGAGCTGGCGAAATTAACCGTTTctgttagaatcctgctagaatgttgctacacacaaaaaaatattacggtaatgacaaaagtaacttacttttgaattaaaaagttgttaaaatttgctacattaaaagtttttttcttgttttgaaaatgaaaacttttactgctacagtttttgaaaatctcattgctcactgatttaaaagtttttacttttaattcgactgtaaaatttctttcattttgacgttctcgtgtaaccgtgtacgcctaagtcgcaaatgtaaacaaacactttggtgggtccggtggtgctggtgagtctaggacgcaaagcaaagccgaccgcggcagcagccaggactcggacgcggaaaccttcgtgagccaaacagcagcagcggaacgccttcgaaggagggtggtgcaggagcgggacgaggtcgagtgctcgaaaaggacaaggccagcttcctgcaggaactgcagctgttccacggccggaatgcgtaagaaggaagcttgggtgttttgtggggtttgtgattgattttgtttgtttttgtaggatgagaggtaggaatgtggattcgcaccggttgtattgggtggtggtggcccgggattggtgGTTGAAGGTCAATTCGCGTGAGGACTGGgcgagatcatcgaggagatggcgctgccgaagcgttgcgtgaacaacgagattgcgttgaagaagataaacatccgggttttggacaagtacgagaCAGGTGATTttcacggtgaggagaaggagccgacgaagaggaggacgacgagAAGCGGGATAATCGGAGGTGGCCAGAGCGGATAtggcactcggtgccggcggtttacaacACCGGTGAGTAATGAGAATGTGGGCAGTGGCTTGCCAACTTCACTAActtccatctcttttagcaactAACCGCCCACAAATGCTCatctcgcgacggcgcagctccAGCCGAATGAACCTGGACAGCGTGCcgaaaaaatctgtgtcattctcgaaggaggatgaagtgctcgaaatcgaattccgttccgagggcctcatcaacccaatgttccggatgcgcttccagaatcaggaactccccgttcaggcacttCACTTTCCAGCCGGGAAACGTCGATCACCCTTGCCGAATCTACAGTCAACTTCTCCAAACCTGTCCTGATGAAGGCCGGCAACGTGACCATCCTGTTCTCTACTTTGCTGTCGCGCGTCGAAACGTCCATCCGGAACTGTCCAGCTTGGGGTcttcggaagtgaccggtggcgtaccataagaatcggtacagcttggactcGGTTTTGGccagaagcgttaaatacaataacaaaatgtcttttttttaacatactgtttaaaacttttaaaaataaacataaaatcaaGCCTAGAATCAAGCCCATTTTTCTGAAACTATCACTGTAGtattaaatgttgtttattcttgctataaaaggtttcttttcaaattaaaagtgaaacacttttaccgatacaacgattttgttccataaatgcatggtagtatcaaaaacttttcaacttttaaattgaaaagtttgaactttctacgaatattcaccaacgcgaacttttaatccaacgaacgatctttttaaatttagagtatttttgctTTGTGTGTAGAACTGTTCTGACATGCCTGCAGGCCTcctgctagaattctgtaagaattttgctagaatgagttggaaaaaaatctgctggaatcctgctagaattttgctagaattaATGATCCgggaaaaaagttaataaatttttagttactttttatttaatcaacacaatttttattatcgCTTTACAAAATAATTACACAGTGAAAATCAGATGCGATGCGATGAGTCTTCCTTGGATAAATATTCACTACTGGCTTCCGTCGGTTCCGAGCGTTCCGAGTGCGTGGCCATTCATCATCCGGGGAATCGACCAACATATACGCATGCGATGCCGAGCTTACGGCATAATCGAGGTATTTCTGTATATATCCATGTTCATTGGAGAATTCACGAATTTCAGCCATCTTTGAAAATATCTGCGAAAACAAAGAAAAGAACATAGGATTTAACGGAAATATTCTGTTGAACCCTATGAAGATTTGTACGGCTCGCCGAAACAGAATcatgtcactttttcattttttttattttgtatgctCCGACTTACCAGATTCGCGATACACCTTTCCTCTTGTCAAGTcttagaaaaaaagaaagatcgTTGTAAAACATGCGGTTTTGGCGAAAATCTTGTTCGCCACCAACCGGATGGCGAAAAAATGTTCTGTCAGAACATTCCAGTAAAGTTCTAGCAGAATTCTTACAGATTTCGCCCTGCTAGAACATTCTAATACATTTCTAACAAAATTATGACAGGCCTGCTAGaatcattctagcaggattctagcagaaccATTTCTGCCAGAAAATCTCGTGACCGGGCCAGCGTGTTGTTTTCCTCGATCTTCTCCATAGCGGCTTCCTTCTTCAGTGAGCACTTGGTGATGTCGTACGGCTGCGAGTCGGCAAAGATTTTCGTGGGTACGGTGCGGTCCTTTGACCACCTTGGACTTGGTACGTTTATCCACCCTTCTGCACCTTGGCATCGATGACCTTCTTGACACCTATGGTGGCGGTGACTTTCTTGGTGGTTGACCTTCTTCGTTCCGGCACTTCCCTTCTTCTTGGCAGTAGTAGCTCGAGTGGCACCGGGGTTGGTTCTTGGCGCCGACCGCTTCTTGATCTTGGCGGCGGCATCAGCTGCCTTGCACCGTCGGAGCCTTTCTGACAGCAACGGCACCGATTCCGGCAGCAACAGCCGCCGCCCCCTTCTTAGCGGCAGAACCCTTCTTGGCCAGTTCGGTCTTGGTGGCAGCGGCCAGGTACTTCTTGCCTCCCTCAGCAGCATGCCGTACAATTTCTCCAGGTGGACGTGATCGAGGAAGACATGTCCAACGCATCCTAGGTCCGCTAGCACCCATGCGGTTGCCCATCTTCCCCGTCCGGTAAAGGAGGTCCTCCATGCTCATTCCGGGAGGATTGTTTTTTTCGCAGATCCCCAAGGATCCCGGCTGGAATCGATGAGCTTTTTCAAACCTCCGGTGGTCGCCGCCTCTTGCCTTCGTTGCCAACTGCAGCGCCAACCGTAAATCCGTATTGAAGTCTTGGCGCACGAACCGCTCGAAGGCATCTTGTGCAGCAGTAACTCGGTGGATTTTTGGCAAATCTCGCGCATCGCTACGCTTTCCAGCTTCTTCACTCCTCCGGTGGCCGACGCCTTCTTGCTTTCGTGGACAACTGCTTGCGAGGAGCTTCCGATGCGATGATTCTCCAGTCGAGTGATGATGTGAAGTGAAGCCTGTTTTCCGTTTCCATTTTCTTTTATATCATcttttgtgagtgtgtgtgtgtgcgtgtgtcaaGAGGGGAGGAGTTTAGATTCCTTCCCCCTCCATGATCTTTTCGCCGCTATAAATATATGCGTCAAAGTCAAGGCAGCAATCAGTCCTTTGCCATCTTAAGGCCGGTGAGCAGCGCAGCAGACACTTGGAGAGGATCGAAccagcttttttttcgtcagccAGTCCTCTGCTATCTTAAGGCCAGTGAGCAGCGCAGCAGACACTTGGAGTGGATCGAACCAGCTTTTTTTCGTCAGCCAGTCCTCGGCCATCTTAAGGCCAATGAGCAGCGCAGCAGATACTTGCAGCAAAAATTTGAAGCGGAACGGAATCTATATTTTGGATTGGAACTTTTTTGTCAGTCATGGTAAGCtcgcgttgtttttttttctcatttgcgaataaaattgcctaaacaaaaatttaaagcaaattttgaaaaaaataactaaaacttttgttttctattatttCCAGCATCGCTTCACCCCCTACAAAGTACGGTACATAAGAGAAGACATCTACATGGTTGATGGCGAGTGGTTGGCATCACCATGGATGATGGCTATCGCAGTAGGCGATTTTTCACTTCCCGTGCCTACGCACACACACAAGCGCGCATGACATTTCAACTCAATCAGAATTCGATTTCACTGAGAGATGCTTCCAGATTTCCAAATTTGGGATTAATCCACgggttttttttatactttacgttaaaatggccatttcgacagtggtggccacaaccacCAAAACACGCACGTACCGACTTCGCCGATTTTTCCCGGTGCTTTACGGCCAATCAAAAACTCACAAGGAACACTTTTAGCGGGACAAAATATTTAATACACGTTGACGCCTACTACCCAATCGAACGGTTTTCCGCTCGACGGGTTCATTCGGCTTCGATTCCGCATCGAAAATTGCTTCGAAATTTTCTAAGCGGAATCTCCGGTTGCATTCCGTTTGGATTCCGTTTGGGCTATTTTTGCTCAAGAGCGACACCTGCTGGTGTATGGCAGAACTGCAGTGACATTTCGCCACGTTTCGCCGAAACGGTTTTTTGGAGTGTTGGTGTAAATGAGTCCCACTCAGCGcgttccgtttgaattccgtttagaattccgcttgagcgaaaaaagttcgattcgaattctaaacagtgttcgttttagattctaaaccatattccgtttcaaacgcaacaaccggttccgtttgacttttcgccgcaaatcggttcaagcggaattcaaacggaatACTCATTAAATTAGAACTggcatgttttgttttgtttttgtttaaagcCCCTATTTGCCCCATCCTTGTGTATGACAtcggaaaacaatattttaaactatcCTAAATCATtctggggtgaatagggactaCACTTTACAAGAGAACTGAGTACATGATAtgctttttggttttgttttagtTAAGGAACTAGTTTGTTACTTCATAAAGTCCCTATTTGCCCCATCTTTGTGTATGACATCGGAAAACAGTATTTTAAACTATCTAAAATCATtctggggtgaatagggactaCACTTGAAAAGAGAACTGAGTACATGATAtgctttttggttttgttttagtttagtAACTAGTTTGTTACTTCATAAAGTCCCTATTTGCCCCATCTTTGTGTATGACATCGGAAAACAGTATTTTAAACTATCTAAAATCATtctggggtgaatagggactaCACTTTACAAGAGAACTGAGTACATGATAtgctttttggttttgttttagtttagtAACTAGTTTGTTACTTCATAAAGTCCCTATTTGCCCCATCTTTGTGTATGACATcggcaaacaatattttaaactatcCTAAATCATtctggggtgaatagggactaCACTTGAAAAGAGAACTGAGTACATGATAtgctttttggttttgttttagtttagtAACTAGTTTGTTACTTCATAAAGTCCCTATTTGCCCCATCTTTGTGTATGACATcggcaaacaatattttaaactatcCTAAATCATtctggggtgaatagggactaCACTTTACAAGAGAACTGAGTACATGATAtgctttttggttttgttttaggTAAGGAACTAGTTTTGTTACTTCATAAAGTCCCTATTTGCCCCATCTTTGTATATGACAtcggaaaaaagtattttaaactatctaaaatcattctggggtgaatagggactaCACTTGAAAAGAGAACTGAGTACATGATAtgctttttggttttgttttagtTAAGGAACTAGTTTGTTACTTCATAAAGTCCCTATTTGCCCCATCTTTGTGTATGACAtcggaaaaaagtattttaaactatctaaaatcattctggggtgaatagggactaCACTTGAAAAGAGAACTGAGTACATGATAtgctttttggttttgttttagtttagtAACTAGTTTGTTACTTCATAAAGTCCCTATTTGCCCCATCTTTGTGTATGACATCGGAAAAcagtattttaaactatttaaaatcattctggggtgaatagggactaCACTTGAAAAGAGCACTGAGTACATGATAtgctttttggttttgttttagtttagtAACTAGTTAATGTCTAAGATTTCTGTCATTTataacatttctaaaaaaatcttaaattttaatatcttctaaatcttaaataaaaaaattaaaaaatctcaaaattttttttgaaaatttgaatatttaaatttaataattttgaattttttatattacaatttttgaattgtggaaatttataatttctgaattttagacaatttgagaatatttgatttttttttattttagagtttctagattttttaatgtatgaattagaattttagaattctagaggTTTTTAATTTacgaattttgataaaatgtttgaattttgtatgattttaatttcaaattttcttgaattgaaaaaaaaaataaagtttcaaatggcacatgatgctttttaaattttaccatCGAATTGTTTTGTGaacaatgtaaatttaaaaaaaaatcgttcagcCCATCACCTCACCCTTCACAAAACCCACATCAAGTAAAATTATTGTTCGTTGCACTtaccaggtttttttttctgcgactGCAATTCTTTTTACTGCACAacgaaaagagaaaaaaaaactagtgaatTTAAATCGCTATTCTTCAAAATTCTGTCaagataaaattaaacaaaaacaaatgtatGCAACCAGTCCCCGCGAGAAGCACAGCATCCACCTTGTTCCCGCGGAAGCACTTCACATGGACACTCGGCAAAGAAATTCAACGACTGGTTCCCCACAGTCCCCGCGAGAAGCAGAGCATCCACCCGGTTCCCGCGGAAGCACTACAcacgaacactttttttttgaggttaTAAACTCGATGAAAACGGATCATTGTGAAAATTATTCACAATGATCCCCAACTTCTTAGCGCAATTTTTAAGGGCACAAAACTACCAGACCAGCAGCCGGACgattcacttaaaaaaaaagtagtaaaattCGGCCTGTTCCTGTCGGAACTTTGCCCGAttttgggggaggggggagagGGGGCACGCGCACTTTTACGAGGCCAGAGGCCGTCCAGTTATCGCTGGAACTTCGCTACTCTTATATATAGACTTTTATATTGGCACTTTAAAGAAAAACGAACTGAAAACTtacattttcacataaaaacTTAACAAAACACGACGTAGACGCGAACACCCAATAAAACGGTTTTCCGCTCGACGGACACGACCGCGCGgcgcaaaaaacaaaatcaaaattcattcGGCTTCGATTCCGCATCGAAAATTGCTTCGAAATTTTCTAAGCGGAATCTCCGGTTGCATTCCGTTTGGATTCCGTTTGGGCTATTTTTGCTCAATAGCGACACCTGCTGGTGTATGGCAGAACTGCAGTGACATTTCGCCACGTTTCGCCGAAACGGTTTTTTGGAGTGTTGGTGTAAATGAGTCTGTCGACTCTGACGAGTCGGCCtttgtgattttgttttttgcgcCGCGCGGTCGTGTCCGTCGAGCGGAAAACCGTTTTATTGGGTGTTCGCGTCTACGTCGTGTTTTGTTAAgtttttatgtgaaaatgtaAGTTTTCAGTTCGTTTTTTTAAGTGCCAATATAAAAGTCAATATATAAGAGTAGCGAAGTTCCAGCGATAACTGGACGGCCTCTGGCCTCGTAAAAGTGCGCGTGCCCCctctcccccctcccccaaaaTCGGGCAAAGTTCCGACAGGAACAGGCCGaattttactacttttttttaaagtgaatcGTCCGGCTGCTGGTCTGGTAGTTTTGTGCCCTTAAAAATTGCGCTAAGAAGTGGGGGTTCAtcgtgaataattttcacgatgatCCGTTTTCATCGAGTTTAtaacctcaaaaaaaaagtgttcgtgTGTAGTGCTTCCGCGGGAACCGGGTGGATGCTCTGCTTCTCGCGGGGACTGTGGGGAACCAGTCGTTGAATTTCTTTGCCGAGTGTCCATGTGAAGTGCTTCCGCGGGAACAAGGTGGATGCTGTGCTTCTCGCGGGGACTGGTTGCatacatttgtttttgtttaattttatcttGACAGAATTTTGAAGAATAGCGATTTAAattcactagtttttttttttctcttttcgtTGTGCAGTAAAAAGAATTGCAGTCGCAGAAAAAAAACCTGGTAAGTGCAACGAACAATAATTTTACTTGATGTGGGTTTTGTGAAGGGTGAGGTGATGGgctgaacgatttttttttaaatttacattgttCACAAAACAATTCGatggtaaaatttaaaaagcatcatgtgccatttgaaactttattttttttttcaattcaagaaaatttgaaattaaaatcatacaaaattcaaacattttatcaaaattcgtAAATTAAAAAcctctagaattctaaaattctaattcatacattaaaaaatctagaaa harbors:
- the LOC120429316 gene encoding uncharacterized protein LOC120429316 gives rise to the protein MPRCRRVDKRTKSKVVKGPHRTHENLCRLAAVRHHQVLTEEGSRYGEDRGKQHAGPNHVKVAAKKLYGVKLHTSVVAGWQKEGVRAAGARQRRPGHSQQDRCYHICSF